In Roseiconus lacunae, one genomic interval encodes:
- a CDS encoding lysophospholipid acyltransferase family protein produces the protein MIRPFIQTASHFFAYIFVRLFVAFVQTMPLDMGDSMCRGLAWFAARVFRIRHRTTANNLAQVFPDATRSERRALELAMWHSLLLMVCEIAWAGRRLHLTNWTEYVRFRNQRDILRACLSRRPVVMVSGHFGNFEIGGYTAGLMGCEATTIARTLDNPYLHRWVERFRSAKGQRLLDKDGCAVEVDQHLSAGGMLAILADQHAGPKGCWERFLGVHASCHKALPLFSLGSGAPMLAGFTKRLDHQPMKFESGSLGVADPEDDPEGHCETVHTLTRWYNRRLAESVGEAVEQYWWLHRRWRTPPPRVAKRLAKLAKAA, from the coding sequence ATGATCCGACCATTCATCCAAACCGCGTCTCATTTTTTTGCCTACATCTTCGTCCGCCTGTTCGTGGCCTTCGTGCAAACGATGCCTCTGGATATGGGTGATTCGATGTGCCGAGGCTTGGCATGGTTCGCGGCGAGAGTGTTTCGCATACGACATCGGACGACGGCCAATAATCTCGCCCAGGTCTTTCCTGATGCGACGCGTTCGGAACGCCGTGCGTTGGAACTTGCGATGTGGCATTCGCTGCTCTTGATGGTTTGCGAAATTGCCTGGGCCGGCCGTCGACTGCACCTGACGAACTGGACCGAGTACGTACGTTTTCGCAACCAGCGCGACATTCTAAGAGCCTGTTTGTCACGCAGGCCGGTGGTGATGGTCTCGGGACACTTTGGGAACTTTGAAATCGGTGGCTACACGGCAGGATTGATGGGCTGTGAAGCAACGACGATCGCCAGAACACTGGACAATCCGTATTTACATCGCTGGGTCGAGCGGTTTCGCAGTGCGAAGGGACAGCGTTTACTGGACAAGGATGGATGTGCGGTCGAAGTCGATCAACACCTCTCCGCCGGCGGGATGCTGGCGATCTTGGCCGACCAACATGCCGGCCCGAAAGGTTGCTGGGAGCGTTTTCTTGGTGTGCACGCGTCTTGTCATAAAGCACTCCCGTTGTTCTCGCTCGGCAGCGGTGCGCCGATGCTGGCGGGATTCACCAAACGGCTAGACCATCAACCAATGAAATTCGAGTCCGGCAGTCTGGGGGTGGCCGACCCGGAGGACGATCCCGAAGGCCACTGCGAAACGGTGCACACTTTGACTCGCTGGTACAATCGTCGGCTTGCCGAAAGCGTCGGCGAGGCGGTCGAGCAGTATTGGTGGCTTCATCGACGCTGGAGAACCCCACCACCTCGTGTCGCCAAACGGCTGGCAAAACTAGCCAAAGCAGCCTAA
- a CDS encoding DUF1559 domain-containing protein encodes MSRRNRAGFTLVELLVVIAIIGILVGLLLPAVQAAREAARRMSCSNNFRQIGLAVQNYHTTYKRLPMQGDGTGLDPFSGSPAKIWHYSATTNQKSLSFLVGLLPFIEQQGLWDQISQPLDIDGNGTPDFPAMGPRPQAGVYLYTPWVTEIPMLRCPSDPGTGLPALARTNYAACLGDSAVGATLGLTNEDLGDYGDPLPTTEATVKRWLRGMFVPRKKMELADVKDGLSNTICCGEIMTDMGVRETRTHAAFNVTNVDGFDVELSSGSGTMACRTNANLIDPERPLFWNASIFPAHNPLNNDGSPYPGTIEAGTRRGYNWASYSAIYTGVTTNRAPNTELCISQFTESSPGNWSISSLHQGGAHILLGDGAVVFITDSIDSGNQSAGQRDAVTKGEKSPFGVIGALGTRNSREVIEDAFN; translated from the coding sequence ATGTCTAGACGAAACCGCGCCGGCTTTACACTCGTCGAGCTATTGGTCGTGATCGCGATCATTGGAATTCTGGTTGGGCTTCTGCTTCCCGCCGTTCAAGCGGCCCGCGAAGCGGCACGCCGGATGAGCTGCAGCAATAACTTTCGCCAAATCGGTTTGGCCGTTCAAAACTACCACACCACCTACAAACGCTTGCCGATGCAGGGCGACGGAACGGGACTGGATCCGTTCTCGGGAAGCCCCGCAAAGATCTGGCACTATTCCGCAACGACCAACCAAAAAAGCCTGAGTTTCTTGGTCGGACTGCTACCGTTTATCGAGCAGCAGGGATTGTGGGATCAAATCTCACAACCATTGGATATCGATGGCAATGGCACACCAGACTTCCCCGCGATGGGGCCACGACCGCAGGCAGGCGTTTACCTTTACACGCCGTGGGTGACCGAGATCCCGATGCTGCGTTGCCCTAGCGATCCCGGCACTGGTTTGCCGGCACTGGCGCGAACCAACTATGCGGCGTGTTTGGGCGACAGCGCCGTCGGCGCGACCCTGGGACTGACCAACGAAGACCTGGGTGATTATGGCGATCCGCTTCCCACGACCGAGGCGACCGTTAAACGATGGCTACGCGGGATGTTTGTGCCACGTAAGAAGATGGAACTCGCCGACGTCAAAGACGGTCTTTCGAACACGATTTGCTGCGGTGAAATCATGACCGACATGGGAGTCCGCGAAACACGCACGCATGCGGCATTCAACGTCACCAACGTTGATGGCTTTGACGTCGAACTTAGCTCCGGTAGTGGGACGATGGCTTGCCGGACGAATGCAAACTTGATCGACCCCGAACGCCCCTTGTTCTGGAACGCCTCGATCTTCCCAGCTCACAACCCGCTGAACAACGACGGATCTCCCTATCCCGGCACCATCGAAGCCGGGACCCGCCGGGGTTACAACTGGGCGAGTTACTCGGCAATCTACACCGGTGTAACGACTAACCGGGCGCCGAACACCGAGCTTTGCATCAGCCAATTTACCGAATCGAGTCCGGGGAACTGGTCGATCAGCAGTTTGCACCAAGGCGGCGCCCATATTTTGCTCGGTGACGGTGCAGTCGTGTTTATCACCGATTCAATTGACAGTGGCAACCAATCGGCGGGCCAACGCGACGCGGTGACCAAAGGCGAAAAGAGCCCCTTCGGTGTGATCGGCGCTCTCGGCACTCGCAACAGCCGCGAAGTGATCGAAGACGCGTTCAACTAA
- a CDS encoding phytoene desaturase family protein: MPRDFLKGVQDEYDVVVIGSGLAGMTSANILGRAGHRVLLLEQHYKLGGLATWFLRPGGHTFDISLHGFPHGMIKSCRRYWNREISDRIVQLKNIRFDNPQFSLTTTFDREDFSRLLVERFGQQPENVKSFFDTARGMNFYDDQSTTTGQLFERFFPGRDDIVRLLMEPITYANGSTLEDPAITYGIVFSNFMSKGVYIYEGGTDDLVKRMQKELESNGVDIRINSGVDSIELKDGRVSAVEVGGRKIRCRAIVSNANLRTTILKMIGEEKLDRNYVDQTRAVRLNNSSTQVYMALKEGEEIDESSGDLFFTSTAKDFNTELLLSRDITSRTFSFYYPRTRPWKKKERYAIVSSTNANWSDWSDLSDEDYDASKQDLVETTIDALERYLPGVRDKIGHAEAATPRTFHHYTQHEMGASFGTKFEGLQVSRDLPNQIGGMYHAGSVGIIMSGWLGAINYGVIVSNEVDQLLTSEASPV; this comes from the coding sequence ATGCCGCGTGATTTCCTAAAAGGCGTTCAAGACGAATACGATGTTGTCGTCATCGGTAGTGGCTTAGCTGGTATGACCAGCGCGAACATCCTTGGCCGCGCCGGTCACCGCGTGTTGCTGCTCGAACAGCACTACAAATTAGGTGGGCTCGCGACCTGGTTCCTGCGGCCCGGGGGACACACGTTCGATATCTCGCTGCACGGTTTTCCACATGGGATGATCAAGTCGTGCCGCCGTTATTGGAACCGTGAGATCTCCGACCGAATTGTTCAGCTAAAGAACATCCGCTTCGATAACCCCCAGTTTTCGCTGACAACAACGTTTGATCGTGAAGACTTCTCGCGGTTGCTGGTCGAACGGTTTGGGCAGCAACCGGAAAACGTAAAAAGCTTTTTCGATACCGCACGGGGAATGAATTTTTACGACGACCAGTCGACGACGACCGGGCAACTGTTCGAACGCTTTTTCCCAGGCCGAGATGACATTGTTCGGTTGTTGATGGAACCGATCACTTATGCCAACGGCTCGACACTGGAAGACCCCGCCATCACCTATGGAATCGTCTTCAGTAATTTTATGAGCAAAGGCGTATACATATACGAAGGCGGTACCGACGACTTGGTCAAACGGATGCAAAAGGAACTGGAATCCAATGGCGTCGACATTCGCATCAATTCGGGAGTCGATTCGATCGAGTTAAAAGACGGTCGTGTCAGTGCGGTCGAAGTCGGCGGACGCAAAATTCGCTGCCGTGCGATCGTCAGCAATGCGAACCTCCGTACCACCATTCTAAAGATGATCGGGGAAGAAAAGCTCGATCGCAATTACGTCGACCAAACCCGTGCGGTGCGTTTAAACAACAGCAGCACCCAGGTTTACATGGCACTAAAAGAAGGCGAAGAAATCGACGAGTCCTCCGGTGACTTGTTCTTCACCAGTACCGCCAAAGACTTTAATACAGAGCTACTGCTAAGCCGTGATATCACGTCGCGAACGTTCAGCTTTTACTATCCGCGGACGCGTCCTTGGAAAAAGAAAGAACGCTATGCGATCGTCAGCAGCACCAACGCTAACTGGTCCGACTGGAGCGACTTGAGCGACGAGGACTACGACGCCAGCAAACAGGACTTGGTGGAAACAACGATCGATGCGCTCGAACGCTATCTCCCAGGTGTCCGCGACAAAATCGGGCACGCCGAAGCGGCAACCCCGCGAACATTCCATCACTACACCCAGCACGAAATGGGCGCCAGTTTCGGGACCAAATTCGAAGGGCTGCAGGTCAGTCGGGACCTCCCCAATCAGATTGGCGGAATGTACCACGCGGGCAGCGTTGGAATCATTATGAGTGGCTGGCTGGGTGCGATTAACTATGGCGTGATCGTAAGCAACGAAGTCGACCAGTTGTTAACCAGCGAAGCTTCACCGGTCTAG
- a CDS encoding acyl-CoA thioesterase — protein MNDSPPGNPTSAFPYFDLSHHVADDEIDAQQHVHNLRYLQWSLWAAGKHTAAIGWDAQEALARNVGWVVREHSIQYRVAALAGDDIVVRTWVADLQRFASRRKYVIFRPADRAVLARIETRWVFVDLQRHKVMPIPDEARQSLTILDQPPPLPWENQD, from the coding sequence GTGAATGATTCACCCCCAGGAAATCCGACTTCTGCGTTTCCATATTTTGACTTGAGTCATCATGTTGCCGATGACGAGATTGACGCCCAGCAGCACGTTCATAACCTGCGTTATCTTCAATGGTCACTTTGGGCAGCCGGAAAACACACCGCGGCGATCGGTTGGGACGCCCAAGAAGCGCTCGCTAGAAATGTCGGTTGGGTCGTTCGAGAACACTCGATCCAATACCGCGTCGCGGCGTTAGCCGGCGATGACATCGTCGTTCGGACGTGGGTCGCTGATTTACAGCGGTTCGCGTCGCGGCGAAAGTACGTGATCTTCCGACCGGCCGACCGCGCCGTGTTGGCGCGGATTGAAACCCGCTGGGTGTTCGTCGATCTTCAGCGGCACAAGGTGATGCCGATACCGGACGAGGCTCGTCAGTCATTGACGATCCTCGATCAGCCACCGCCGCTTCCGTGGGAAAACCAGGATTAG
- the uvrA gene encoding excinuclease ABC subunit UvrA has translation MPPSATAKQSTARKQKRASAANSIRIRGARVHNLKSVDVDIPRDAITVITGVSGSGKSSLAFDTLFAEGQRQYIDSLSAYARQFLDSLPRPDVDWIDGLAPTMAIDQKGGSTSARSTVATVTEVYDYLRLLFARVGTPHCAACGASIDRQSPDAIRETLLASPDGTKMMLLSPMVRGRKGAHRDVLQSIQVAGLVRARVDGQVYLLDDVPELAVRKNHTIEAIVDRLVIREGVESRLADSLTLALRLGEGLVTSAVQSESGDWVDQIHSTSMACIECGASIDEIEPRSFSFNSPYGACPTCDGLGIVDAKTSPRVCPDCDGARLKRQSLGVTIGGISIAELTAMNVNESLAWMNTLERNASDAQPDEGGPGSHFSALHKAVAQPIVREVSKRLTFLQRVGAPYLTLDRSADTLSGGELQRVRLATSIGSGLVGVCYVLDEPSIGLHPADHDRLIECLRELQRQGNTIVVVEHDEATMRAADRLIDVGPGAGAGGGEIIAQGTPKQIQANRNSVTGRYLSCADSVPIPETRRRSEQTLVLRGVTTHNLKGIDVKFPIGCLIGVSGVSGSGKSSLVRETLLPALQHKLETGKKLPVRKDSVTQFKSLEGADLVDKLIPIDQAPIGRGPRSCPATYSGVLDEIRKVYAATREAKTRGFTASRFSFNSAAGRCELCKGHGVERIEMNFLSDLYVTCPRCNGKRFNRQTLQVRFKGATVADVLAMNVDQACEFFVNVPKVLRLLTSLRAVGLGYMHLGQSSTTLSGGESQRIKLGTELARVSTGKTLYILDEPTTGLHFVDVKRLIDVLQKLVDAGNTVVVIEHDFDLLACCDWIIDLGPEGGSAGGHLTGEGTPETLAEQMAGPSAKFLAEKLR, from the coding sequence GTGCCCCCCTCCGCCACTGCAAAGCAATCGACCGCCAGGAAACAGAAACGCGCGAGCGCCGCGAACAGCATTCGGATCCGCGGCGCCCGGGTTCACAATCTGAAGTCGGTCGATGTCGACATCCCGCGCGACGCGATCACGGTCATCACCGGCGTTTCCGGGAGCGGTAAAAGTTCGCTCGCTTTTGACACTCTGTTTGCCGAAGGACAACGGCAATACATCGATAGCCTGTCCGCGTATGCGCGTCAGTTTCTCGATTCGCTTCCTCGCCCGGATGTCGATTGGATTGACGGTCTAGCACCGACCATGGCGATCGATCAGAAAGGCGGCTCGACGAGTGCCCGGAGTACCGTCGCGACGGTCACCGAAGTCTACGATTACTTGCGGTTGTTGTTCGCCCGAGTTGGCACACCCCACTGCGCCGCTTGCGGAGCCAGTATCGACCGTCAATCACCCGACGCGATCCGCGAAACCCTGCTCGCGTCCCCGGACGGGACCAAGATGATGTTGCTGTCACCGATGGTACGCGGCCGCAAGGGAGCCCATCGTGATGTGCTGCAGTCGATTCAAGTGGCCGGGTTGGTTCGCGCGCGAGTCGACGGACAAGTTTACTTACTTGACGATGTTCCCGAACTTGCCGTTCGAAAGAATCATACGATCGAAGCGATCGTCGATCGGTTGGTCATACGTGAAGGGGTCGAATCCCGATTGGCAGATTCGCTCACGCTCGCGTTGCGTCTGGGTGAAGGATTGGTGACTTCGGCGGTTCAATCAGAATCGGGTGACTGGGTCGATCAAATTCACAGTACGTCGATGGCCTGCATTGAATGCGGCGCAAGCATCGATGAAATCGAACCACGTTCGTTTTCGTTTAACAGTCCCTACGGTGCTTGCCCTACTTGTGATGGACTGGGAATCGTTGACGCGAAGACTTCGCCACGTGTTTGCCCCGACTGTGATGGCGCGCGATTAAAGCGTCAATCGTTGGGGGTGACGATCGGAGGCATCTCGATCGCCGAACTGACGGCAATGAACGTCAACGAATCCCTGGCATGGATGAATACTCTGGAACGCAACGCGAGCGATGCTCAACCCGATGAAGGAGGCCCCGGCAGTCACTTTTCGGCGCTGCACAAAGCGGTGGCCCAGCCGATCGTACGCGAAGTCTCGAAACGTTTGACGTTCTTGCAACGAGTCGGCGCACCCTATCTGACACTCGATCGCTCCGCCGACACGCTTTCCGGTGGCGAACTACAACGCGTTCGCTTGGCAACCAGCATTGGCAGCGGCCTGGTCGGGGTTTGTTATGTGCTCGATGAACCTTCGATCGGCTTGCATCCGGCCGATCATGATCGACTGATCGAATGCCTACGTGAACTTCAACGTCAAGGGAATACGATCGTCGTCGTCGAACATGACGAAGCCACGATGCGTGCGGCCGATCGGTTGATCGATGTCGGTCCGGGGGCAGGCGCCGGAGGCGGTGAAATCATCGCCCAGGGAACGCCCAAACAGATTCAAGCGAATCGCAACAGTGTTACCGGTAGGTATCTCTCCTGCGCCGACAGTGTTCCGATTCCCGAGACACGACGCCGGAGCGAACAAACGCTGGTTTTGCGCGGGGTGACGACGCACAACTTAAAGGGCATCGACGTGAAGTTCCCGATCGGATGTCTGATCGGGGTCAGCGGCGTTTCGGGCAGTGGAAAAAGTTCCCTCGTTCGCGAAACTCTGCTCCCTGCGCTTCAACACAAGCTGGAAACCGGAAAGAAGTTGCCGGTTCGAAAGGACTCGGTGACCCAGTTCAAATCGCTCGAAGGCGCAGACTTGGTTGATAAGTTGATACCGATCGATCAAGCTCCGATCGGTCGAGGACCACGGTCTTGTCCGGCAACCTATAGCGGAGTGCTCGATGAGATACGCAAAGTCTATGCGGCGACACGAGAGGCCAAGACGCGCGGATTCACGGCGAGTCGTTTCAGTTTTAATTCGGCCGCCGGACGCTGTGAACTTTGCAAAGGCCACGGCGTCGAACGGATCGAGATGAATTTCCTGAGCGACCTGTATGTGACTTGCCCGCGCTGCAACGGCAAGCGTTTCAACCGGCAAACGCTGCAAGTCCGATTCAAAGGCGCGACGGTCGCTGACGTGCTTGCGATGAATGTCGATCAAGCGTGCGAGTTCTTTGTCAACGTCCCCAAAGTGTTGCGTTTATTGACATCGCTGCGTGCGGTGGGCCTGGGATACATGCACCTGGGACAAAGCAGCACAACGCTTAGCGGCGGTGAATCGCAGCGCATCAAACTGGGGACCGAGCTGGCTCGGGTATCGACCGGGAAAACGCTTTACATCTTGGACGAACCGACCACGGGCCTGCATTTTGTCGATGTGAAACGATTGATCGATGTGCTGCAGAAGCTGGTCGATGCCGGCAACACGGTGGTCGTGATTGAACACGACTTTGATCTGTTGGCGTGCTGCGATTGGATCATCGACTTGGGACCCGAGGGCGGAAGTGCCGGCGGCCACCTCACCGGCGAAGGAACTCCGGAAACGTTGGCCGAGCAAATGGCGGGGCCGAGTGCCAAATTTTTGGCCGAAAAGCTTCGCTAA
- a CDS encoding sugar phosphate isomerase/epimerase family protein has translation MTNRRQFFLSSAATAGLLSFHSIVSAQEEPTTLPARFALNTSTISGQKLPIEEQIRVASEAGYDGIEPWIRDLQAYVSAGGKLVDLKKRIDDAGLSVASAIGFANWISDDDSERRKGLETAKHDMDLVSGIGGKLIAAPPVGAHRGGGPSPPLETIAERYRQLCEVGQQAGVAPQLELWGFSPTLSKLGELAYVATEAGHPLACVLPDFYHIYKGGSDFAGLSMIESSKMHCFHINDYPADPPRESISDQHRVFPGDGVCPLPSIIRSLVDNGFRGTFSLELFNRDYWKRDALAVAREGLEKSRAVVANALA, from the coding sequence ATGACCAACCGACGCCAATTCTTCTTGTCTTCCGCCGCGACCGCCGGTTTGCTGTCTTTCCACTCGATCGTTTCTGCTCAAGAAGAACCAACGACGCTACCGGCGCGTTTTGCACTGAACACAAGCACGATTTCAGGCCAGAAACTTCCGATCGAAGAACAAATTCGTGTGGCATCCGAAGCTGGCTACGACGGGATCGAGCCCTGGATCCGAGACTTGCAGGCATACGTTTCGGCAGGCGGCAAATTGGTCGATCTAAAGAAGCGAATCGATGACGCAGGACTGTCCGTAGCGAGCGCGATCGGGTTTGCAAACTGGATTTCAGACGATGATAGTGAACGCCGAAAGGGATTAGAGACAGCCAAGCATGACATGGACTTGGTTTCGGGAATCGGTGGCAAACTGATCGCAGCACCACCGGTCGGTGCCCACCGAGGCGGCGGCCCATCCCCACCGCTAGAAACGATCGCCGAACGTTATCGACAACTGTGCGAGGTCGGCCAGCAGGCGGGCGTCGCACCACAGCTTGAGCTCTGGGGCTTCTCGCCCACACTCAGCAAGCTTGGTGAACTCGCCTATGTCGCGACCGAGGCCGGTCATCCACTCGCTTGCGTCTTGCCAGACTTCTATCACATCTACAAAGGCGGCAGCGACTTTGCCGGTTTGTCGATGATTGAGAGTTCTAAGATGCATTGCTTCCATATCAACGATTACCCCGCCGATCCGCCCCGCGAATCGATTTCCGATCAACACCGTGTTTTCCCGGGAGACGGCGTCTGCCCTTTGCCGTCGATCATCCGTTCGCTGGTCGACAATGGTTTTCGTGGCACGTTCTCGCTCGAACTATTCAATCGAGATTATTGGAAACGTGACGCCTTGGCAGTCGCCCGCGAAGGGCTGGAAAAGTCGCGGGCGGTTGTCGCAAACGCGTTGGCCTGA
- the msrA gene encoding peptide-methionine (S)-S-oxide reductase MsrA translates to MKPTAHATAITPKERYLERWILFLLLAIGVLVGARVSAEPPANGATTLSSEQSTEDPEQLIATFAGGCFWCTEAVFERMEGVSDVISGYIGGHVPNPTYEQVCSKTTGHAEAIEMRYDPSKVKYEELLEVFFKTHDPTTLNQQGADKGPQYRSSVFYHDEKQREAAEKYIKKLDASGEFDRKIVTKLEKATTFYPAEEYHQDFFRKNPNYGYCRAVVVDKVRKFNRNFGDKIKEELK, encoded by the coding sequence ATGAAACCCACCGCCCACGCCACCGCGATCACACCGAAGGAACGCTATTTGGAGCGGTGGATTCTATTTCTTCTGCTTGCGATCGGCGTCCTGGTCGGCGCAAGGGTTTCGGCAGAACCACCAGCCAATGGAGCCACAACGTTGTCATCAGAACAGTCCACGGAAGACCCCGAACAGCTCATCGCGACCTTTGCCGGCGGATGCTTCTGGTGCACCGAAGCGGTCTTCGAACGCATGGAAGGCGTCAGCGATGTGATCAGCGGCTACATCGGTGGACACGTCCCCAATCCAACCTACGAACAGGTATGCAGCAAAACCACCGGTCACGCCGAAGCGATCGAAATGCGGTATGACCCGTCGAAGGTCAAGTACGAAGAACTATTGGAAGTTTTCTTCAAAACGCATGACCCGACAACCTTGAACCAACAGGGCGCCGATAAGGGGCCACAATACCGAAGCAGCGTTTTCTATCACGACGAAAAGCAACGGGAAGCGGCCGAAAAGTACATCAAGAAACTTGACGCCTCCGGCGAATTCGATCGCAAGATCGTGACCAAGCTCGAAAAGGCAACGACATTCTATCCGGCCGAAGAATATCACCAAGATTTCTTCCGCAAGAATCCCAACTATGGCTATTGCCGTGCAGTCGTCGTTGACAAAGTGCGTAAGTTCAACCGAAACTTCGGCGACAAGATAAAGGAAGAATTGAAGTAA